From Kineosporia succinea, the proteins below share one genomic window:
- a CDS encoding SDR family NAD(P)-dependent oxidoreductase: MRSFVVTGGGRGVGRAIVERLLANGDAVVAVELDARALAWVPTHPAAQRVMAVRGDASLEDVAEQAAKMAAAVAPLTGWVNNAALFRDASLDSADATTVLDLITSNLAPAVTGCAVAVKHYLAAGSGGSIVNVSSHQAQRPVRGALPYATAKAAIEGLTRAAAVDHGPAGIRVNAVALGSIETERNRGFLAGAEEVMAELHPLGRAGLAEEVADAVAYLLSDASSFVTGAVLPVDGGRAARGPDPEEN; encoded by the coding sequence ATGCGGAGTTTCGTGGTCACGGGCGGTGGACGCGGGGTCGGGCGGGCGATCGTGGAGCGGCTGCTCGCGAACGGCGACGCGGTGGTGGCGGTGGAGCTGGACGCCCGGGCGCTGGCCTGGGTGCCGACGCACCCGGCGGCGCAGCGGGTGATGGCGGTGCGGGGCGACGCCTCGCTGGAGGACGTGGCCGAGCAGGCCGCGAAAATGGCCGCCGCGGTGGCGCCGCTGACCGGCTGGGTCAACAACGCCGCGCTGTTCCGCGACGCGTCGCTCGACTCGGCCGACGCGACAACCGTTCTCGACCTGATCACCAGCAACCTGGCTCCTGCGGTCACCGGCTGCGCGGTGGCGGTCAAGCACTACCTGGCCGCGGGCAGCGGGGGCTCGATCGTCAACGTGAGCAGCCATCAGGCCCAGCGCCCGGTGCGCGGGGCCCTGCCCTACGCCACGGCCAAGGCCGCGATCGAGGGTCTGACCCGGGCCGCGGCCGTCGACCACGGCCCGGCCGGGATCCGGGTCAACGCGGTGGCCCTGGGCTCGATCGAGACCGAGCGCAACCGGGGTTTCCTGGCCGGGGCCGAGGAGGTCATGGCCGAGCTGCACCCTCTCGGCCGGGCCGGGCTGGCCGAGGAGGTCGCCGACGCCGTGGCCTACCTGCTGTCCGACGCGTCGTCGTTCGTGACCGGGGCCGTCCTGCCGGTGGACGGCGGCCGGGCGGCCAGAGGCCCCGACCCCGAGGAGAACTGA
- a CDS encoding GAF domain-containing protein, producing MSTDIPKIDAEARLQAVHRFTDELGAPEDGSFDRIAQMAAKIFGTPIATVSIVDEDRVWFAATQGLDGVKQVGTEPGLCASVVHHDGPYVVQDAENDPRTADHPLVTGDLGLRFYAAAPIEVEGHALGTVNVIDQKSRPQLDPTQISLLVDLAATVAQLMEVRLVALTAMKQRKVVQV from the coding sequence ATGAGCACCGACATACCGAAGATCGACGCCGAAGCACGGCTCCAGGCGGTGCACCGGTTCACCGACGAGCTCGGTGCCCCGGAAGACGGCTCGTTCGACCGCATCGCGCAGATGGCCGCCAAGATCTTCGGCACCCCCATCGCCACGGTGAGCATCGTCGACGAAGACCGGGTCTGGTTCGCTGCCACCCAGGGGCTCGACGGCGTGAAGCAGGTCGGCACCGAGCCCGGTCTGTGTGCGTCGGTCGTGCACCACGACGGGCCCTACGTGGTGCAGGACGCCGAGAACGACCCGCGCACCGCCGACCATCCGCTGGTGACCGGCGACCTGGGGCTGCGCTTCTACGCCGCGGCGCCGATCGAGGTGGAGGGCCACGCGCTCGGCACCGTCAACGTGATCGACCAGAAGAGCCGGCCGCAGCTCGACCCGACGCAGATCAGTCTGCTCGTCGACCTCGCCGCGACCGTGGCTCAGCTGATGGAGGTGCGGCTGGTCGCGCTCACCGCGATGAAGCAACGCAAGGTCGTGCAGGTCTGA